The sequence CACGGGCTTCACCCTCAACGACCACGTCGACCCGGAGGCGCTCGACCGCCTGTTCAAGCCGAAAGACGACGGGACCGCCCGGGTCGACGGCCACCTCTCCTTTACGATCTGGGGCTACCAGGTGACCGTCTACAGCGACGGGCAGATCGCCATCGTCCCGCCGAACCAGCCGCCGGCCCCCCAGCAGGGCCCGGGTCGCGGGCGGTAACGACTCCCTCGCCCCGCGGTCTTTCTCTCAGGTTCGATTACTCCGGGGCCCCGGCCGCCCGCGCCGCGAACGGCGTCTCCGGCGTGTCGGTCGTTTCGACCGTCGCGTCGCTTGGAACAGTCCCGTTTCCGGCGCGTAGCCCCGCCGAAACGCGGCGGCGTCGCTGAACGGTGGGCGCGATTTATGGGTGGCCCGCGGTTCGCCCCGAGTGCAACGGCGGCGCTCGCGGGGTCGCGCTGTGGTTCCGAACGCCCGAGCTCGCCGTCGGTACTGCACGTTCGCCCAGATCTACCCATGAGCCAGACAGACCAACTCGTCAGTAAAGCGATCGAACTCCAGCGGAACACACTCGAGAACAGCCAGCGGGCCATGGAGCAGGCGGTCGAGCTGCCGCTCCAGCAGTCGGTGGCGCTCCAGCGCAACGCCGCCCAGCTCGTCCTCGACGGGCTGGAAATCGGCAACTGGATGGGCACCCGGAGCGTCGAGTTCACGCGCGACGCGCTCGACTCCTACCTCGATACGGTCGAGAGCGCCGCCCGCGACACCTCGGAGCTGACAGAACGCGGGATCCGAAACGTGGAGACGGCCGGCCAGCGCGGCCTCGACTCAACCCAGCAGTTCGCGTCCGGGATGGCCGGCGACGGACAGGCCACGGCGAACGCCGGGGCGGAGGCGGGGGCGCCGCCCGGCTACCGGACGCCGGCGGAGTCGGTCGCGGCGTCGAACCCGCAGCCGGCTCCGCAG comes from Halosimplex halophilum and encodes:
- a CDS encoding HalOD1 output domain-containing protein yields the protein MYRNQSYVEPTGQRGQTVGDAGTYYVKHDFGGAAELTTTLAHAISDVTGVDVTDTGFTLNDHVDPEALDRLFKPKDDGTARVDGHLSFTIWGYQVTVYSDGQIAIVPPNQPPAPQQGPGRGR